One part of the Mariniblastus fucicola genome encodes these proteins:
- a CDS encoding nitroreductase family protein → MNDQESISLREAIQKRHTLKVLADPDAPWPQPANSLRDKVNDLLKMATNAPYHKPADKVHFNDPLNSPVPWRFHVVDAAACRELSERLADVDVPTGKIRNMLAAADALVMSNWLPNPADQDLEFQQFLPTLQNMEHIAAGSAAIQNLLLLATEAGWNNYWSSGGVLRSEMVFQWMGIPLNQILLGAIFLFPSATGDADVKPGSLRDRKGDTSQWSRWVELS, encoded by the coding sequence ATGAACGATCAAGAATCAATCTCCCTTCGCGAAGCGATTCAGAAGCGACACACGCTCAAAGTTTTGGCTGATCCAGATGCTCCCTGGCCGCAACCTGCGAACTCGTTGCGTGACAAGGTCAACGACCTGTTGAAGATGGCGACCAACGCGCCGTACCACAAACCGGCGGACAAAGTTCATTTCAACGATCCGCTGAACTCGCCTGTGCCGTGGAGATTTCACGTCGTTGATGCGGCAGCTTGCAGAGAACTGTCTGAACGCCTGGCCGATGTCGATGTTCCGACTGGAAAGATCAGAAACATGCTGGCCGCTGCAGATGCACTAGTGATGAGCAACTGGCTTCCGAACCCTGCCGATCAAGATCTGGAGTTCCAGCAGTTCTTGCCAACGCTACAGAACATGGAACACATCGCGGCGGGTTCAGCAGCAATCCAGAATCTGCTACTTCTCGCCACAGAAGCCGGCTGGAACAATTATTGGTCGAGCGGCGGTGTGCTGAGAAGCGAAATGGTTTTCCAATGGATGGGGATTCCGCTGAACCAGATACTGCTGGGAGCCATTTTCCTGTTCCCTTCCGCTACAGGTGACGCGGACGTGAAACCTGGCAGCCTTCGCGATCGCAAAGGCGACACCAGCCAATGGTCCAGATGGGTTGAGCTTTCCTAG
- a CDS encoding lipoprotein N-acyltransferase Lnb domain-containing protein, whose amino-acid sequence MGDLQTTFLSVRCAVLSTVAVMVSLCGCAASVALPQPADFIAKRLYPSNDRNWRPEQSRLAWAEVDGDRYTIRNIRNNEYLTEDEFVPSYYDRQIRLSQIRSVDYVVVPFPKQPNLAHTMLSFEVDDGSYITVSAEVRKEMDEDYSVFKGLGREFEMMYVVGDEKDLIRLRASHRDNDVYLYPTVATPAQSQQLFANMMAKTNQLAAQPEFYNTLTNNCTTTIRRHINELQPNRVAHAWQVLLPGHSDRFAYDLGLLDQRVPFEDLKAASHVSQLANEFYNAPNFSSRIRMGRNVINRIASQQQAMQPILQGPGGQYLERLNLR is encoded by the coding sequence TTGGGCGACCTCCAAACTACTTTTCTCTCTGTTCGCTGCGCGGTCTTGAGCACCGTTGCGGTTATGGTCTCGCTCTGCGGCTGCGCAGCTTCCGTCGCCCTTCCGCAGCCAGCGGACTTTATCGCCAAACGTCTCTATCCGTCGAACGATCGAAATTGGCGGCCGGAGCAAAGTCGACTGGCGTGGGCTGAGGTCGACGGCGATCGCTACACGATTCGAAACATTCGCAACAACGAGTATCTGACGGAAGACGAGTTTGTGCCGTCCTATTACGACCGTCAGATCCGATTGTCGCAGATTCGCTCAGTCGACTATGTCGTCGTTCCGTTTCCAAAACAGCCAAACCTTGCCCACACGATGCTCAGCTTCGAAGTCGACGATGGAAGTTACATCACGGTTTCCGCGGAAGTTCGCAAAGAAATGGACGAAGACTATTCGGTGTTTAAAGGGCTCGGCCGAGAGTTCGAAATGATGTACGTCGTCGGGGACGAAAAAGACCTGATTCGACTGCGGGCGTCCCATCGTGACAACGACGTCTATCTTTACCCGACGGTCGCAACGCCTGCTCAGTCACAGCAACTATTCGCGAACATGATGGCCAAAACGAATCAGTTGGCGGCGCAGCCCGAGTTTTACAATACGCTCACCAACAACTGCACCACGACCATTCGCCGGCACATCAACGAGCTTCAGCCCAATCGTGTGGCCCATGCGTGGCAGGTTTTATTGCCGGGGCATTCGGATCGATTCGCCTACGATCTGGGTTTGCTGGACCAGCGAGTTCCCTTCGAAGACCTCAAGGCAGCTTCCCATGTCAGCCAGCTGGCGAACGAGTTTTACAACGCGCCAAATTTTTCATCGCGAATTCGAATGGGCCGCAATGTGATCAACAGAATTGCCAGTCAACAGCAGGCGATGCAGCCAATATTGCAAGGGCCGGGCGGTCAATACCTGGAACGGCTGAACCTGCGATAG
- a CDS encoding DUF1559 domain-containing protein, whose translation MLKKNTNTKTGTRGFTLVELLVVIAIIGILIGMLLPAVQQVREAARRTQCANNLRQLGLASLNFESARMKFPAGELIVQGNLRSNRYRGSNLFIQLLPYVEGQNYLNSVNYRFDAPWAYEQLFTLEEGLSVPVFHCPSIDTPAEARDYFGVQGSQDARFPDTLGDLHNDGIFGIHDSRKISMISDGTSNTIMIGENCNKAFGNTVEPIEETGYADWRRGDTVGGSLAEARRLPVIPAAAVLTLNAELNDPRFDPDGEYFGDNSQLRNHPFSAFHGGVNFVFADGHVSLISTDVSLDTLREAGSMNSGGVLDHSEF comes from the coding sequence ATGCTGAAGAAAAACACAAACACAAAAACAGGAACTCGTGGATTCACGCTGGTCGAACTACTGGTGGTGATCGCCATCATTGGAATCCTGATCGGAATGCTGTTGCCCGCAGTGCAGCAGGTTCGCGAAGCGGCTCGCCGAACACAGTGCGCCAACAATCTCCGCCAGCTAGGACTTGCTTCTCTAAACTTTGAGTCAGCGCGGATGAAATTCCCGGCCGGAGAACTGATCGTCCAAGGCAACTTGCGATCGAATCGGTATCGGGGGAGCAATCTTTTCATACAGCTATTGCCGTATGTTGAAGGCCAGAACTATTTGAATTCCGTAAATTACCGTTTTGATGCTCCGTGGGCGTACGAGCAACTATTTACGTTGGAGGAGGGTCTATCGGTGCCCGTTTTTCATTGCCCTTCAATCGATACTCCTGCCGAAGCACGTGATTACTTTGGAGTTCAGGGATCTCAGGACGCAAGGTTTCCAGACACCCTTGGTGATCTGCACAACGACGGCATCTTTGGGATCCACGACAGCCGAAAAATTTCAATGATCTCCGACGGCACATCCAACACGATCATGATCGGCGAAAATTGCAACAAAGCGTTCGGCAACACGGTCGAGCCAATCGAGGAAACCGGATACGCAGATTGGCGCCGCGGAGACACCGTTGGTGGCAGCCTCGCAGAAGCACGTCGACTTCCGGTGATTCCCGCAGCAGCTGTTCTGACCTTGAATGCAGAGCTGAACGATCCACGATTCGATCCCGACGGAGAATACTTCGGTGACAATTCTCAGCTTCGAAATCATCCTTTCTCAGCCTTTCACGGCGGAGTCAATTTTGTTTTCGCGGATGGTCATGTCAGCTTGATTTCTACGGACGTCAGTCTGGATACGCTGCGAGAAGCAGGGTCGATGAATAGTGGTGGAGTTCTGGACCATTCAGAATTCTAG
- a CDS encoding PEP-CTERM sorting domain-containing protein (PEP-CTERM proteins occur, often in large numbers, in the proteomes of bacteria that also encode an exosortase, a predicted intramembrane cysteine proteinase. The presence of a PEP-CTERM domain at a protein's C-terminus predicts cleavage within the sorting domain, followed by covalent anchoring to some some component of the (usually Gram-negative) cell surface. Many PEP-CTERM proteins exhibit an unusual sequence composition that includes large numbers of potential glycosylation sites. Expression of one such protein has been shown restore the ability of a bacterium to form floc, a type of biofilm.) yields the protein MINQPCSITKFLLAALVVGFGFSESSHAQLVEAITFSRPPSEVAVSAVEFVFEDVDTEVQIDQLGTSYALYQNNDTFGEDFGIVVAGPVDSIGQVFAGDVIAPDTDFGNTDLLVDDFIAPGENFFLGFSSGSDVGYFNIAWDAGPDGSIHYSAGQFASGGASLTVSAVPEPSAIALISVLSMLTFTRRRRG from the coding sequence ATGATCAATCAACCTTGCTCAATCACAAAATTCTTGTTGGCGGCACTTGTCGTGGGCTTCGGGTTTTCGGAATCTTCGCATGCCCAGTTGGTAGAGGCGATTACCTTCAGTCGTCCTCCGAGCGAAGTCGCGGTCAGCGCCGTAGAGTTTGTTTTCGAGGATGTGGATACCGAAGTGCAGATCGACCAACTTGGCACTTCTTACGCTCTTTATCAGAACAACGATACCTTTGGCGAAGACTTTGGAATCGTCGTTGCAGGACCTGTCGACAGTATCGGTCAGGTTTTCGCTGGTGACGTCATTGCACCGGATACTGATTTCGGCAACACGGATCTCCTCGTTGATGACTTCATCGCTCCGGGAGAAAATTTCTTCCTCGGATTCAGTAGCGGTTCCGATGTCGGCTATTTTAATATTGCATGGGATGCAGGTCCCGACGGCAGTATTCACTACTCTGCCGGCCAGTTCGCGTCCGGTGGTGCTTCGCTGACCGTTTCTGCTGTGCCAGAACCGTCGGCTATTGCCCTGATTTCTGTCCTCAGTATGCTGACGTTTACCCGTCGACGACGGGGATAG
- a CDS encoding AAA family ATPase has product MADTVKIQNINLHLSQPHNLKNEWIGQTEILTQLMACWLVVNDQDLPLSPRIVGPPGIGKTAMAMAAADLREQELYIYQCTADTRPEDLLITPVLAENGKIAYHASPLVSAMIKGGVCILDEGNRMNEKSWASLAPLLDHRRYVESIVAGISIEAHPDFRCAVTMNQDESTFEIPDYILSRLQPTLALKFPSREDEKAILKYHLPFVEDDMLSMTVEFLQQAHELKLDFSTRDGINLLRYAMKRIQQSGDHPIARDKAWAEALEKCLGEEALDLQELARRKTQTLGGQTLPMGFGDFFFDPNDPLHPDMDEGEDGDDGGEPF; this is encoded by the coding sequence ATGGCCGACACTGTCAAAATTCAAAACATCAATCTGCACCTGAGCCAGCCTCATAATCTCAAGAATGAGTGGATTGGCCAGACCGAAATTCTGACGCAGTTGATGGCCTGCTGGTTGGTCGTCAACGATCAGGACTTGCCGCTTTCCCCACGAATCGTCGGTCCGCCAGGAATCGGGAAAACCGCGATGGCGATGGCTGCCGCGGATTTGCGAGAGCAGGAACTGTATATCTATCAGTGCACCGCGGACACGCGGCCTGAAGATCTGTTGATCACGCCAGTCCTCGCGGAAAACGGCAAGATTGCCTATCACGCTTCGCCGCTGGTTTCCGCGATGATCAAGGGTGGCGTTTGCATTCTCGACGAAGGCAATCGCATGAACGAAAAGTCCTGGGCCAGCCTTGCGCCATTGCTTGATCACCGTCGATACGTTGAATCGATCGTTGCCGGGATCTCTATCGAAGCCCATCCGGATTTTCGCTGTGCTGTGACGATGAATCAGGACGAGTCGACTTTCGAAATTCCCGACTACATCCTCAGTCGACTGCAACCGACGCTGGCGCTGAAGTTTCCATCCCGCGAAGACGAAAAAGCGATTCTGAAATACCATTTGCCGTTCGTCGAAGACGATATGCTGTCGATGACTGTCGAGTTCCTGCAGCAGGCTCATGAGCTAAAGCTGGACTTTTCGACTCGCGATGGCATCAACCTGCTGCGGTATGCGATGAAGCGTATCCAACAGTCCGGCGACCATCCGATTGCACGCGACAAAGCTTGGGCGGAAGCTCTGGAGAAATGCCTCGGCGAAGAAGCACTCGATTTGCAGGAACTGGCGCGGCGAAAGACTCAGACTCTTGGCGGCCAAACGCTACCGATGGGCTTTGGCGATTTCTTCTTCGACCCGAACGATCCCCTCCATCCGGATATGGATGAAGGCGAAGATGGTGATGACGGGGGAGAGCCGTTTTGA
- a CDS encoding DUF1552 domain-containing protein, whose protein sequence is MKHNRRAFLRGVGAAIALPTLHSLGQGSLLGSTLSSGAQPALARTATGAPLRTAFLYFPNGAIPSAWWPDSVGEDFQFSETLASLKPVRDSIQIMGGLDNYSATAGADGAGDHARGGGTFLTNVRLNKSSTDLRAGKSIDQVIAEKVGHLTRLPSLELSCEADRRSGSCDSGYSCAYQYNISWTSPTTPMASESNPRLVFERLFGAGRPGQRQSNLKLRRAQQKSVLDFVMEDARRMQKRLQRTDQMKLEEYCTSVREIEKRIELAERHGDAQTERQTPLGVPTSYAQHMQMMFDLMILAFQTDSTRVATFCLAHDGSNRSFSEIGVVEGHHELSHHQNKQEKVDKVKTIDRWYVQQLGQFLQRMEQTRDEDGNSLLHNSQIMFGSGNADGNRHTHVNLPIVMAGNGGGDMSTGRFVDYKDTPLANMHMTLAHRMGVTDLKRFGDSTGVVSDV, encoded by the coding sequence ATGAAGCATAACCGTAGAGCATTTCTTCGCGGCGTTGGCGCCGCGATCGCGTTGCCGACCTTGCATTCGCTTGGCCAGGGCTCGCTGCTGGGGTCAACACTTTCTTCTGGAGCTCAGCCCGCGTTGGCCCGGACGGCGACCGGCGCGCCGCTGCGAACCGCGTTTCTTTACTTTCCTAACGGCGCGATTCCATCCGCGTGGTGGCCGGATTCTGTGGGCGAAGATTTTCAGTTCAGCGAAACGCTTGCGTCACTTAAGCCCGTTCGCGATTCCATTCAAATCATGGGTGGACTCGATAACTATTCCGCGACCGCGGGAGCGGACGGTGCTGGAGACCACGCACGCGGCGGTGGAACGTTTCTCACCAACGTTCGTCTGAACAAAAGCTCTACAGATTTGCGTGCCGGAAAATCGATCGACCAGGTCATTGCTGAAAAGGTAGGACATCTGACGCGGCTTCCGTCCCTGGAGCTTAGTTGTGAGGCCGATCGCCGATCCGGCAGTTGCGACTCGGGCTATTCTTGCGCGTATCAGTACAACATTTCGTGGACGTCTCCCACAACTCCGATGGCTTCGGAATCGAATCCGCGGCTGGTGTTTGAGCGGCTGTTTGGAGCCGGACGTCCCGGGCAGCGACAGTCGAATTTGAAACTGCGTCGTGCTCAGCAAAAGTCTGTGCTCGATTTCGTGATGGAAGACGCCAGACGAATGCAGAAACGGCTGCAACGGACGGACCAGATGAAGCTGGAAGAGTACTGCACGTCGGTTCGCGAAATTGAAAAACGGATTGAACTTGCAGAACGCCATGGCGACGCTCAGACCGAACGGCAGACTCCGTTGGGAGTTCCGACTTCTTACGCTCAGCATATGCAGATGATGTTCGACCTGATGATTCTGGCTTTCCAAACGGACTCAACGCGAGTCGCGACGTTCTGTCTGGCTCACGATGGTAGCAATCGTTCGTTTAGCGAAATCGGAGTCGTCGAAGGCCACCATGAGCTGTCTCATCATCAGAACAAGCAGGAGAAAGTCGACAAGGTAAAGACGATCGATCGCTGGTATGTGCAGCAGCTTGGCCAGTTCCTGCAACGGATGGAGCAGACCAGGGATGAAGACGGCAACTCGTTGTTGCACAATTCCCAGATCATGTTTGGAAGCGGAAACGCAGACGGAAACCGTCACACGCACGTGAATCTGCCGATCGTGATGGCGGGTAACGGCGGTGGTGACATGAGCACCGGACGTTTCGTTGACTATAAAGATACGCCGCTGGCGAACATGCACATGACACTGGCACATCGGATGGGCGTTACCGACTTGAAACGGTTCGGCGATTCGACTGGCGTTGTTTCAGACGTGTAG
- a CDS encoding 3-keto-disaccharide hydrolase translates to MIRVLTTAFAVCLFASCAVAQDAEFKSMFNGKNLLGWHVNESPESVYIEDGCIVTHGERAHAFYVGETGHADFSDFHFKCKVKTKPQANSGIYFHTKFEATGWPSEGYEAQVNNTQSDPKKTGGLYGVKDCFEAPAKDDVWFDYEIMVEGKHVVIKIDGKVISDYTEPENPERAGNMTKRLIGSGTMALQAHDPGSKVYYKDLMLKILN, encoded by the coding sequence ATGATTCGAGTTCTTACAACCGCTTTCGCTGTTTGCCTTTTCGCCTCATGTGCTGTTGCTCAAGACGCCGAATTTAAGTCCATGTTCAACGGAAAAAACCTGCTCGGTTGGCACGTGAATGAGAGCCCTGAGTCGGTTTATATCGAAGACGGCTGTATCGTGACGCATGGCGAACGAGCCCACGCTTTCTACGTTGGCGAGACCGGCCATGCGGATTTCAGCGACTTTCATTTCAAATGTAAAGTAAAAACGAAACCTCAGGCCAATTCCGGCATTTACTTCCATACGAAGTTCGAAGCAACTGGATGGCCGTCAGAAGGATATGAAGCTCAGGTCAACAATACCCAGAGCGATCCCAAAAAGACCGGCGGACTGTACGGAGTCAAAGATTGCTTTGAAGCTCCAGCGAAAGATGACGTATGGTTTGACTATGAAATCATGGTCGAAGGTAAGCACGTCGTCATCAAGATTGATGGCAAAGTAATCTCGGATTACACCGAACCGGAAAATCCTGAACGTGCCGGGAACATGACCAAGCGATTAATCGGCAGCGGCACAATGGCGTTGCAAGCTCATGATCCGGGCAGCAAGGTCTACTACAAAGACTTGATGCTGAAAATTTTGAACTAG
- a CDS encoding nucleoside deaminase, producing the protein MHFKVELPDWVLEESAKLPEVMPTLESQMEAVIRFSKLNYEKDTGGPFAAGIFEKETGKRVVIGVNRVVPGNNSTAHAEIVTIAMAQAMLKTFDLGGPEMPNYRLVVNARPCAMCFGSIPWSGVRSLAFAACGEEVEKITGFDEGPIHPQWQQELRNRDIEVIEHVMAEQAYEVFREFANSGSPIYNGRGGDS; encoded by the coding sequence ATGCATTTCAAAGTCGAACTTCCAGACTGGGTCCTCGAAGAGTCCGCCAAACTGCCCGAAGTGATGCCGACGCTGGAGTCCCAGATGGAAGCCGTGATTCGGTTTTCGAAACTCAATTACGAGAAAGATACAGGCGGCCCTTTCGCAGCCGGAATCTTTGAAAAAGAAACTGGCAAGCGTGTGGTGATCGGCGTCAATCGCGTCGTGCCGGGAAACAATTCGACGGCTCACGCAGAAATCGTCACCATTGCGATGGCACAGGCGATGCTTAAAACTTTCGACCTGGGCGGGCCTGAGATGCCGAACTATCGGTTGGTTGTCAACGCAAGACCCTGTGCAATGTGTTTCGGTTCAATCCCGTGGTCCGGAGTTCGATCTTTGGCTTTCGCAGCCTGCGGGGAAGAAGTCGAAAAGATCACCGGTTTTGATGAAGGTCCGATTCATCCGCAGTGGCAACAGGAACTGCGGAATCGTGATATCGAAGTCATCGAACACGTGATGGCGGAACAAGCCTACGAAGTGTTCCGCGAGTTCGCCAACAGCGGGTCGCCAATCTACAACGGTCGCGGCGGCGATTCGTAA
- a CDS encoding KdsC family phosphatase, with protein sequence MKLEQRMQGIQLILSDVDGVMTSGGITYDNQGVETKTFHVRDGMGIKLWQRTGYRFGIITARSSHIVKLRMDELGVDLVRQGAENKLDIAKGIMDEMSLSLEQVCYIGDDLTDMALLENVGLSASVSDGAPEVKKVAHMVTKSAGGQGAIRELVEAILKGQNRWQELLQSYSGS encoded by the coding sequence ATGAAGCTTGAACAAAGGATGCAAGGGATCCAGCTGATCCTCTCGGACGTCGACGGAGTGATGACTTCCGGCGGCATCACCTATGACAATCAGGGCGTGGAAACCAAAACGTTCCATGTCCGGGACGGAATGGGCATCAAGCTCTGGCAACGAACCGGTTATCGCTTTGGCATCATCACCGCTCGAAGCTCTCACATCGTGAAGCTGAGGATGGATGAACTGGGTGTCGATCTGGTTCGTCAGGGAGCCGAGAACAAGCTGGACATCGCGAAAGGGATCATGGACGAAATGTCGTTGTCACTGGAACAGGTTTGCTACATCGGCGATGACCTGACCGACATGGCGCTGCTGGAAAATGTCGGCCTGTCAGCGTCCGTTTCCGACGGTGCTCCTGAAGTCAAAAAAGTGGCTCACATGGTCACCAAATCCGCCGGCGGACAGGGAGCGATCCGTGAACTTGTGGAAGCAATTCTCAAAGGCCAAAACCGTTGGCAAGAGTTGCTGCAATCTTACTCCGGCAGTTGA
- a CDS encoding DUF1592 domain-containing protein gives MDEDRFEESILPVLENSCFDCHAGGGEEGGVTFDHLVEDENPAVGDPVLWNRVLKQLRTGLMPPPDAEELEPEQKVELESWIIDDVFRHDPENPDPGHVTVRRLNREEYRNTIRDLLKIDFNTSINFPPDDSGEGFDNIGDVLTISPMLMEKYIDAAQTIANKVVPQVGMQTPLRRFTPQDFNAPDDCIDDGRLALSFYKPRTIELDFKVDETQQYSLDFTLVLAEDYIENATDANRCEVKFFLDDEELVSEQYERDPWKRHPFEFAREISKGEHSIRIEVIPLTKEEWGRDLKIRFEDMVLRGPLGEDFWVVPKKHAAFFKKPIPDSDEGRMEYAEELIRPFLRRAQRRAPDDETVQRLCELAQRIWQKETGSFEQGIQQAMVAVLASPRFLFREEFAIQSDMNQYALIDEFSLASRLSYFLWSSMPDEELLKLAEENRLRENLDAQIVRMKKDKRFRSFYRNFVGQWLQARDVEGVPINSFSVLLREAPDPDIQEKFLRYGELKKKQKRRLTEEGKKEREALLKDLRPIFKQAGKIGLSAELRRAMRRETEMLVQYIVEEGKDVAELIDCNYTFLNERLAKHYGIENVKGREMRRVELPEGSLRGGLLGHGSMLAVTSNPDRTSPVKRGLFLLDNVLGIPTGAPPPDIPSLEESESAGHGKRLTLREALAVHRESALCSSCHNRMDPLGLALENFDPLGRERPDKSIDVSGELVTGEQFENLNQLKKILATNHKDKIYHCVAEKMLMFALGRSLEYYDVPTVDQIVERVKENNGSGSEMLNAVIESVAFQRMRHESGAELSKN, from the coding sequence GTGGACGAGGATCGATTCGAGGAGTCGATCCTTCCCGTTCTGGAAAACAGTTGCTTCGACTGCCACGCTGGCGGTGGAGAAGAAGGCGGCGTGACGTTCGACCATCTTGTGGAAGACGAGAATCCGGCTGTCGGCGATCCGGTGCTTTGGAATCGGGTGCTGAAGCAGTTGCGCACCGGGTTGATGCCGCCTCCGGATGCGGAAGAGTTAGAACCAGAGCAGAAAGTTGAACTGGAGTCGTGGATCATCGACGACGTTTTCCGGCACGATCCGGAGAACCCTGATCCGGGACACGTAACGGTTCGGCGACTCAATCGGGAAGAGTATCGCAACACAATTCGCGACCTGCTGAAAATCGACTTCAATACGTCGATCAACTTTCCGCCTGACGACAGCGGTGAAGGTTTCGACAACATCGGCGACGTGCTTACGATCTCGCCGATGCTGATGGAAAAGTACATCGATGCGGCTCAAACGATTGCCAACAAGGTCGTGCCGCAGGTTGGCATGCAGACCCCGTTGCGTAGATTCACGCCTCAAGATTTCAACGCTCCCGACGACTGCATCGACGACGGACGTCTTGCGCTTTCGTTCTACAAGCCGCGAACGATTGAGCTTGATTTCAAAGTCGACGAGACGCAGCAATACTCATTGGATTTCACGTTGGTTTTGGCGGAAGACTATATCGAGAATGCGACCGATGCGAATCGCTGTGAGGTGAAGTTCTTTCTGGACGATGAAGAACTGGTCAGCGAGCAATACGAGCGTGATCCCTGGAAACGTCATCCGTTTGAGTTCGCGCGAGAGATCTCCAAAGGCGAACATTCGATCCGCATCGAAGTGATCCCGCTCACGAAAGAGGAATGGGGGCGTGATCTCAAGATTCGTTTTGAAGACATGGTGCTTCGTGGACCGCTGGGCGAAGATTTCTGGGTTGTGCCAAAGAAACATGCTGCGTTTTTCAAAAAACCGATTCCGGATTCAGATGAAGGACGGATGGAGTACGCGGAAGAACTGATTCGTCCGTTTCTGCGACGTGCACAGCGACGTGCTCCGGATGACGAAACGGTGCAACGGCTCTGTGAGTTGGCGCAGCGTATTTGGCAAAAAGAAACTGGCTCGTTCGAGCAAGGTATTCAGCAAGCGATGGTCGCGGTGCTGGCTTCGCCGCGGTTTCTCTTTCGGGAAGAATTTGCGATTCAGTCTGATATGAACCAGTATGCTCTGATCGATGAGTTTTCTCTCGCCTCGAGGCTGAGCTACTTCCTCTGGTCGTCGATGCCCGACGAAGAGTTGTTGAAGCTCGCAGAAGAGAACCGGCTGCGTGAAAATCTGGACGCCCAGATTGTTCGAATGAAAAAAGACAAACGGTTTCGTTCGTTCTATCGCAACTTTGTCGGTCAGTGGCTGCAGGCTCGTGACGTCGAGGGTGTTCCGATCAATTCGTTTTCGGTGCTGTTGCGGGAGGCTCCGGATCCGGACATTCAGGAAAAATTTCTGCGATACGGCGAACTGAAGAAAAAGCAAAAACGCCGACTCACGGAGGAAGGCAAGAAGGAGCGTGAAGCGCTGCTGAAGGATCTGCGACCGATCTTCAAACAGGCTGGCAAGATTGGGCTGAGTGCAGAGCTGCGGCGGGCGATGCGTCGCGAAACTGAAATGCTGGTTCAGTACATCGTCGAAGAAGGCAAAGACGTCGCCGAGCTGATCGACTGCAACTACACGTTTCTCAATGAGCGACTGGCAAAGCACTACGGCATTGAAAATGTGAAGGGCCGGGAAATGCGTCGGGTCGAATTGCCGGAAGGCAGTTTGCGAGGCGGCTTGCTGGGTCACGGCTCAATGTTGGCGGTAACATCGAATCCTGATCGAACGTCGCCAGTGAAACGCGGTCTGTTTTTGTTGGACAACGTTCTGGGAATTCCAACCGGTGCTCCACCACCTGACATTCCTTCGTTGGAAGAATCGGAGAGCGCTGGGCACGGGAAACGTCTTACGTTGCGCGAAGCCTTGGCGGTGCATCGAGAAAGTGCGCTTTGTAGTTCGTGCCACAACCGCATGGATCCGCTTGGATTGGCGCTGGAGAATTTTGATCCGCTGGGGCGCGAAAGACCGGACAAGTCGATCGATGTGTCAGGAGAGTTGGTGACGGGTGAGCAGTTTGAAAACCTGAACCAACTGAAAAAGATTCTTGCCACAAATCACAAGGACAAGATCTATCACTGTGTGGCAGAGAAGATGCTGATGTTCGCCCTGGGTCGTTCGCTGGAGTACTACGACGTGCCGACCGTGGATCAAATTGTAGAACGTGTAAAAGAAAACAATGGAAGCGGTTCCGAGATGCTAAATGCCGTGATTGAATCCGTCGCGTTTCAGCGAATGCGTCATGAATCCGGTGCAGAACTGTCGAAAAACTGA